A stretch of Desulfotalea psychrophila LSv54 DNA encodes these proteins:
- a CDS encoding cell division protein ZapA — MSDSERLVQFELLGQQFSFYTEESEEDMEHILSLVRDGIREDNDGPKGSLLVAKIAVRACLKMASDYVCLQRDSRQYREDSLRRISQLSEDIAGHLEK; from the coding sequence ATGTCAGATAGTGAGCGATTAGTACAATTTGAGCTTCTTGGTCAACAATTTTCTTTTTATACGGAAGAGTCCGAAGAGGATATGGAGCACATCCTCTCTTTGGTTCGTGATGGCATAAGGGAGGATAATGATGGACCAAAGGGGTCTTTATTGGTAGCAAAAATCGCTGTGCGTGCCTGTTTGAAGATGGCCTCTGATTATGTCTGTCTGCAACGCGATTCTCGTCAGTATCGTGAAGACTCTTTGAGGCGCATTAGCCAGCTTAGTGAAGATATAGCAGGTCACTTGGAAAAATAG
- a CDS encoding NUDIX hydrolase: MMYTPIIGSLVYIISPNGKQTLLVHRNKRESDQHLGKYNGLGGKMEASEDIVQCLRREIHEEAGIVCENVTLRGTINWTGFGPNGENWLGFIFRVEAFSGIPYNSNEEGDLLWVDIDRLQDLPMWEGDRYFLPLVFDDDPRTFHGYMPYNGSRPLSWSYSRI; the protein is encoded by the coding sequence ATCATGTATACACCAATTATTGGCTCTCTTGTCTATATTATATCTCCGAATGGCAAGCAGACCTTGCTTGTTCATCGTAATAAACGGGAATCTGATCAGCACCTGGGGAAGTATAATGGCCTTGGTGGTAAGATGGAGGCCAGTGAAGATATTGTGCAGTGTCTTCGTCGGGAAATACATGAGGAGGCGGGAATTGTTTGTGAAAACGTGACACTTCGAGGTACTATTAACTGGACAGGCTTTGGCCCGAATGGAGAGAATTGGCTCGGATTTATTTTTCGTGTTGAAGCTTTTAGCGGTATCCCCTATAATTCTAATGAAGAGGGGGATTTGTTGTGGGTAGATATCGATCGCCTCCAAGACTTGCCTATGTGGGAAGGAGATCGTTATTTTTTGCCGCTTGTTTTTGACGATGATCCGCGTACCTTTCATGGTTATATGCCGTATAATGGCTCCCGTCCTTTGAGTTGGAGTTATTCTCGAATATAG